One part of the Phoenix dactylifera cultivar Barhee BC4 chromosome 4, palm_55x_up_171113_PBpolish2nd_filt_p, whole genome shotgun sequence genome encodes these proteins:
- the LOC103707380 gene encoding uncharacterized protein LOC103707380, which yields MVISSKGPMRSPVMVSGGGRGGETPQPTHRSTSSGGGGGRGGSEIFICFTARPSTSMRAPSARSLPSPGRNHRDPAAPPLSASLSRRLRSSGSLKGGQSPMFPARKGCAFRAAEPSSPKVTCIGQVRVKSKAKNHGEGEALTSRSDILRRRQEGKNGTGEEERECSRNQSWVYQLPTSILEALRAIGSEFNCFLPCGRRRSPCLSSSRAREGKGVVERRGEKRSASSCGVVFARWLMAIEESEERKGGEMLGMVVGEREKGELDLVLRERENSEAKVEEVGNEGWVEEKEEVMVVKEEVVCVPPKNALLLMRCRSDPVKMAALTSRFFGSTATNVQAEEEEEEEEEEGDGNEERKEVGKHLVAEEAGEGDGQESNDEVEADAEEFSQGTGKAERRDCENQRSLEGVFLSVSVTEEEGASEDRGCVEEEKGIKEAGFSDESLLSDPNEVGEAPETELQEKQYEKVLNDEAVSLERGEEKEEEDMKGKESSSCSSQYNKGKEEMVVKKERKETRCNKEAMRRSSSCKEKERRRYSFSTEGEARRHSSATLRDARRASISTDKEGRICWSFVIDGEEIKVRSEELAAEAERENKKEQFPKEEEIRKAAEVEKFKTTREARLVPEERREEEEAGGGEREEEEREELSDCLLLMPFEHKLSMEVSRGTWVCSTDFLHGHRHHHGHPPKGGTTRASKVDDGRCVKVDEVGDGRCVESKEVIESMESSPRHLPPPRPKPPLPSAVEETLLSGVAAALVPAFEPFVLTRCKSEPARPSA from the coding sequence ATGGTAATCTCGTCCAAAGGCCCAATGAGATCGCCGGTGATGGTAagcggaggaggaagaggaggagagacaCCACAGCCCACCCACCGGAGTAcaagcagcggcggcggcggagggcgTGGCGGGAGCGAGATATTCATCTGTTTCACTGCCCGGCCGTCCACCTCCATGCGCGCCCCGTCGGCGAGGTCGCTCCCGAGCCCCGGCCGCAACCACCGTGACCCGGCGGCGCCGCCGCTGTCTGCGTCGCTGAGCAGGAGGCTGAGGAGTAGCGGGAGCCTCAAGGGCGGGCAATCCCCGATGTTTCCGGCACGGAAAGGTTGCGCCTTTCGAGCCGCGGAGCCCTCCTCCCCCAAGGTTACGTGCATTGGCCAAGTTAGGGTTAAATCCAAGGCAAAAAACCATGGGGAAGGGGAGGCGTTGACGTCCAGGTCGGATATTTTGAGGAGAAGACAGGAGGGGAAGAACGGCactggagaagaggagagggaatGCTCGAGAAACCAGAGTTGGGTTTATCAGCTCCCTACCAGCATCCTTGAGGCACTGAGGGCAATTGGATCGGAGTTCAATTGCTTTCTCCCCTGCGGAAGGCGCAGATCTCCGTGCCTTTCGTCGTCGAGGGCGAGGGAGGGGAAGGGAGTAGTAGAAcgaagaggggagaagaggtCGGCAAGTTCTTGCGGAGTGGTGTTTGCAAGGTGGCTGATGGCGATAGAGGAGAGcgaggagaggaagggaggggagATGTTAGGTATGGTGgttggggagagggagaagggggagctgGATTTGGTgttgagggagagggagaatagTGAAGCGAAGGTGGAGGAGGTGGGGAATGAGGGATGggtggaagaaaaggaagaggtgaTGGTGGTGAAGGAGGAGGTTGTCTGTGTTCCGCCAAAGAATGCTCTTTTGCTCATGAGGTGCAGATCTGATCCGGTAAAAATGGCAGCTTTGACTTCCCGGTTCTTTGGATCTACTGCTACAAATGTTCAagcggaagaggaggaggaggaggaggaggaggagggtgatggaaatgaggaaagaaaagaagttggGAAGCACCTTGTAGCAGAGGAGGCTGGAGAAGGAGATGGACAAGAGTCGAACGACGAAGTGGAAGCCGATGCTGAAGAATTTTCTCAGGGAACGGGGAAAGCAGAGAGAAGGGATTGTGAAAATCAGAGAAGCTTGGAAGGAGTATTTCTATCTGTATCAGtgacagaggaggagggcgcTTCGGAAGATAGAGGGTGtgtggaagaagagaaaggaatcAAAGAAGCAGGATTTTCAGATGAATCTCTACTTAGCGACCCAAACGAAGTAGGGGAAGCACCAGAAACCGAGTTACAAGAAAAGCAATACGAGAAAGTTTTAAATGATGAGGCCGTTTCGCtcgaaagaggagaagagaaagaagaggaagatatGAAAGGAAAAGAATCCAGTAGCTGCTCTTCCCAATACAATAAAGGGAAGGAAGAAATGGTggtcaaaaaagagagaaaagaaactaGATGCAATAAAGAAGCAATGAGACGCAGCAGTTCATgcaaagagaaggagagaagaaggTATAGCTTTTCCACAGAAGGGGAGGCAAGGAGACACAGTTCCGCCACCTTGAGAGATGCAAGGAGAGCCAGCATCTCTACAGACAAAGAAGGGAGGATCTGCTGGAGCTTTGTCATTGACGGGGAAGAGATAAAAGTGAGATCAGAAGAATTAGCAGCCGAGGCGGAAAGGGAAAACAAGAAAGAACAATTCCCAAAGGAGGAGGAAATAAGAAAAGCTGCGGAGGTTGAGAAATTCAAGACCACAAGAGAAGCTCGACTGGTGcctgaagaaagaagagaagaggaggaagcaggtggaggagaaagagaagaggaggagagggaagagTTATCGGATTGTCTTTTGTTAATGCCGTTCGAGCACAAGCTATCGATGGAGGTCTCAAGGGGGACGTGGGTCTGCAGCACTGACTTCCTCCATGGTCATCGTCATCACCATGGTCATCCACCTAAAGGAGGGACAACCAGAGCATCCAAAGTTGATGATGGGAGGTGTGTCAAAGTTGATGAGGTTGGTGATGGGAGGTGTGTTGAGAGCAAGGAGGTGATCGAATCCATGGAGTCGAGCCCCCGACATCTACCACCTCCGCGACCAAAGCCACCCTTGCCATCAGCTGTTGAAGAGACACTATTGAGCGGTGTTGCTGCTGCTCTGGTGCCAGCGTTCGAGCCATTTGTGCTCACACGGTGCAAGTCCGAGCCAGCGAGGCCATCAGCATAA
- the LOC103707318 gene encoding uncharacterized protein LOC103707318, producing MLLDRGSIDLVLVPSGLAIMFGYHLFLLYRILRFPHATVIGYENHNKRAWVQRMLQMTPEDTGLALQVISSNISASSNLASLSIALSSLIGTWAGSTSKVFMTEVIYGDTSQATSSVKYIALLICFLAAFTCFIHSARYFVHASFLMSTLDSDIPVSYVQTAVIRGGNFWSMGLRAMYFATTLLLWIFGPIPMFLCSVFMVVILHFLDTNSTPLHQYRFSSNKGVVKRVDRPLRNIS from the exons atgcTTCTGGACAGGGGATCCATTGATTTAGTACTGGTTCCATCTGGCTTGGCCATTATGTTTGGCTACCATCTGTTCCTCCTGTATCGAATCCTTAGGTTCCCGCACGCTACTGTAATCGGCTATGAGAACCATAACAAACGAGCATGGGTCCAGCGGATGTTGCAG ATGACTCCGGAGGATACAGGACTAGCTCTGCAGGTAATATCGAGCAATATATCGGCATCGAGCAACCTGGCATCACTCTCCATTGCCCTGAGCTCCCTCATCGGGACATGGGCAGGAAGCACCTCCAAAGTTTTCATGACCGAAGTGATCTATGGCGACACAAGCCAAGCCACCTCTTCAGTGAAGTACATCGCCCTCCTCATCTGTTTCCTGGCGGCCTTCACTTGCTTCATCCACTCCGCGAGGTACTTCGTCCATGCCAGCTTCTTGATGAGCACCCTGGACTCCGACATACCTGTAAGCTACGTCCAGACCGCAGTGATAAGAGGTGGCAATTTCTGGTCGATGGGCCTGAGAGCAATGTACTTTGCGACCACCTTGCTGCTGTGGATTTTTGGACCGAtaccgatgtttctttgttcCGTATTCATGGTGGTGATCTTGCACTTCCTCGATACCAATTCCACGCCATTGCACCAGTATCGGTTTTCTTCGAACAAAGGGGTGGTGAAAAGGGTAGACCGACCCTTGAGGAATATTAGCTAA